In the Centroberyx gerrardi isolate f3 chromosome 9, fCenGer3.hap1.cur.20231027, whole genome shotgun sequence genome, one interval contains:
- the tcf3b gene encoding transcription factor 3b isoform X4 translates to MFAPPVANGKNRPTTLASSQFGGSALDERSGSGSWASAEQNSPSFNQGRGYGEGSHYSEHEGLSSPFLSSGIAGKNERPPYTPFGGQPGFLPSDIAMPSPDAMSPSGLKSGSQFYPSYPNNPRRRPPDGGIDTQPKKIRKPPGLPSSVYASTSGDEYARDNGGYPGAKPGAVYPGSFYMQEDPWTSSGYSAMLGNSPHIGQPGTFSAINPQDRMKRHPLPLSPQNYPLHGSEVNGFHSAPTNYNHTSTINGDGIMANRGTTAGSSGDEIGKALASIYPSDHNSNNFSSAPSTPGSPQGIAGAQSQWQRPTTPNYEGQPHTLQNKMEDRLEEAIHVLRSHAVGQGPGLGAAHSDMHSLLSAVHNGGLGGLSPAFSNASLALSNRHPAMGGNHHEEPTGLPPSSTLLHGHHASGPTQSAGQPEGFTNLPGGVARSTHSSSSSDIKREDKEDDENSSIADKSDDEKKESKLARTRARKEALALQILSGLTDQKDDQDEEEEDDEDLPPEVKMEREKERRVANNARERLRVRDINEAFKELGRMCQLHLSNDKPQTKLLILHQAVNVILNLEQQVRERNLNPKAACLKRREEEKVSGVVGDAPMQLSGGHPSLGGDGHNPVSHM, encoded by the exons CACTAGATGAGCGCAGCGGCTCTGGGTCCTGGGcctcagcagaacagaacagcccCTCTTTCAACCAAGGACGG GGCTATGGAGAAGGATCCCACTACagtgagcatgaaggcctgtcCTCGCCATTCCTCAGTTCAGGGATCGCAG GTAAAAATGAGAGGCCACCGTACACTCCCTTTGGAGGCCAG CCTGGTTTCCTCCCTAGTGACATAGCGATGCCCAGCCCAGATGCCATGTCCCCCTCTGGCCTGAAGTCTGGCTCCCAGTTCTACCCCTCGTACCCCAACAACCCCAGGAGAAGGCCCCCTGATGGAGGCATAG ACACCCAGCCAAAGAAGATCCGGAAACCCCCTGGCCTGCCGTCCTCG gTGTATGCTTCCACATCTGGTGATGAGTATGCCAGGGACAATGGAGGATATCCTGGTGCTAAGCCTGGAGCCGTCTACCCTGGCTCTTTTTACATGCAAG AGGACCCCTGGACGTCTTCTGGCTACTCTGCCATGCTGGGTAACTCGCCTCACATTGGGCAGCCTGGCACCTTCTCTGCCATCAACCCACAAGACAGGATG AAGCGTCACCCCCTGCCTCTGTCCCCACAGAACTATCCTCTGCATGGCAGCGAGGTCAACGGCTTCCACTCAGCCCCCACCAACTACAACCACACATCCACCATCAATGGGGACGGCATCATGG CCAACCGAGGCACCACGGCTGGCAGTTCAGGAGATGAGATCGGGAAGGCTCTGGCCTCT ATCTACCCCTCGGACCACAACAGTAACAACTTCTCCTCAGCTCCGTCCACTCCTGGGTCTCCTCAGGGTATTGCAG GAGCTCAGTCTCAGTGGCAAAGACCAACCACACCCAACTACGAAGggcaaccacacacactg cagaataaaatggaggaCCGTTTGGAGGAGGCCATTCATGTACTGCGCAGCCATGCTGTGGGCCAGGGCCCAGGCTTGGGGGCCGCCCACTCCGACATGCACAGCCTGCTGTCCGCGGTACACAACGGAGGCCTCGGAGGCCTCTCTCCAGCTTTCTCCAATGCTAGTCTGGCCCTCAGCAACAGACACCCTGCTATG GGAGGGAACCACCATGAGGAGCCCACAGGCCTTCCTCCCAGCAGCACTCTGCTGCACGGTCACCATGCCTCCGGACCCACACAGTCAGCTGGCCAACCAGAGGGTTTCACCA ATCTCCCTGGTGGTGTAGCCCGTTCCACACACTCCTCCAGCAGCTCAGACATCAAAAGAGAAGACAAGGAGGATGACGAGAACTCATCCATTGCAGACAAGTCTGACGATGAGAAGAAGGAGTCCAAGCTAGCACGCACTCGAGCAAG AAAGGAGGCGTTGGCCCTCCAGATCCTCTCTGGCCTTACAGACCAGAAAGATGA tcaggacgaggaggaggaggatgatgaggacCTTCCCCCTGAGGTGAAGATGGAGCGCGAGAAGGAACGGCGAGTGGCCAACAACGCCCGTGAGCGTCTGAGAGTACGGGACATCAATGAGGCATTTAAGGAACTTGGGAGGATGTGCCAGCTGCACCTCAGCAACGACAAACCTCAGACCAAACTTCTCATCCTGCACCAAGCCGTCAATGTCATCCTCAACTTAGAACAACAAGTCAGAG AGCGTAACCTGAACCCCAAGGCAGCGTGTCTAAAACGTCgcgaggaggagaaggtgtCTGGGGTGGTGGGAGACGCACCCATGCAGCTCTCAGGAGGCCATCCTAGTCTGGGGGGAGATGGCCACAACCCAGTTAGCCACATGTAA
- the tcf3b gene encoding transcription factor 3b isoform X3: MNEQQQQQRMAAVGTDKELSDLLDFSAMFAPPVANGKNRPTTLASSQFGGSALDERSGSGSWASAEQNSPSFNQGRGYGEGSHYSEHEGLSSPFLSSGIAGKNERPPYTPFGGQPGFLPSDIAMPSPDAMSPSGLKSGSQFYPSYPNNPRRRPPDGGIDTQPKKIRKPPGLPSSVYASTSGDEYARDNGGYPGAKPGAVYPGSFYMQEDPWTSSGYSAMLGNSPHIGQPGTFSAINPQDRMKRHPLPLSPQNYPLHGSEVNGFHSAPTNYNHTSTINGDGIMANRGTTAGSSGDEIGKALASIYPSDHNSNNFSSAPSTPGSPQGIAGAQSQWQRPTTPNYEGQPHTLQNKMEDRLEEAIHVLRSHAVGQGPGLGAAHSDMHSLLSAVHNGGLGGLSPAFSNASLALSNRHPAMGGNHHEEPTGLPPSSTLLHGHHASGPTQSAGQPEGFTNLPGGVARSTHSSSSSDIKREDKEDDENSSIADKSDDEKKESKLARTRASQDEEEEDDEDLPPEVKMEREKERRVANNARERLRVRDINEAFKELGRMCQLHLSNDKPQTKLLILHQAVNVILNLEQQVRERNLNPKAACLKRREEEKVSGVVGDAPMQLSGGHPSLGGDGHNPVSHM, translated from the exons CACTAGATGAGCGCAGCGGCTCTGGGTCCTGGGcctcagcagaacagaacagcccCTCTTTCAACCAAGGACGG GGCTATGGAGAAGGATCCCACTACagtgagcatgaaggcctgtcCTCGCCATTCCTCAGTTCAGGGATCGCAG GTAAAAATGAGAGGCCACCGTACACTCCCTTTGGAGGCCAG CCTGGTTTCCTCCCTAGTGACATAGCGATGCCCAGCCCAGATGCCATGTCCCCCTCTGGCCTGAAGTCTGGCTCCCAGTTCTACCCCTCGTACCCCAACAACCCCAGGAGAAGGCCCCCTGATGGAGGCATAG ACACCCAGCCAAAGAAGATCCGGAAACCCCCTGGCCTGCCGTCCTCG gTGTATGCTTCCACATCTGGTGATGAGTATGCCAGGGACAATGGAGGATATCCTGGTGCTAAGCCTGGAGCCGTCTACCCTGGCTCTTTTTACATGCAAG AGGACCCCTGGACGTCTTCTGGCTACTCTGCCATGCTGGGTAACTCGCCTCACATTGGGCAGCCTGGCACCTTCTCTGCCATCAACCCACAAGACAGGATG AAGCGTCACCCCCTGCCTCTGTCCCCACAGAACTATCCTCTGCATGGCAGCGAGGTCAACGGCTTCCACTCAGCCCCCACCAACTACAACCACACATCCACCATCAATGGGGACGGCATCATGG CCAACCGAGGCACCACGGCTGGCAGTTCAGGAGATGAGATCGGGAAGGCTCTGGCCTCT ATCTACCCCTCGGACCACAACAGTAACAACTTCTCCTCAGCTCCGTCCACTCCTGGGTCTCCTCAGGGTATTGCAG GAGCTCAGTCTCAGTGGCAAAGACCAACCACACCCAACTACGAAGggcaaccacacacactg cagaataaaatggaggaCCGTTTGGAGGAGGCCATTCATGTACTGCGCAGCCATGCTGTGGGCCAGGGCCCAGGCTTGGGGGCCGCCCACTCCGACATGCACAGCCTGCTGTCCGCGGTACACAACGGAGGCCTCGGAGGCCTCTCTCCAGCTTTCTCCAATGCTAGTCTGGCCCTCAGCAACAGACACCCTGCTATG GGAGGGAACCACCATGAGGAGCCCACAGGCCTTCCTCCCAGCAGCACTCTGCTGCACGGTCACCATGCCTCCGGACCCACACAGTCAGCTGGCCAACCAGAGGGTTTCACCA ATCTCCCTGGTGGTGTAGCCCGTTCCACACACTCCTCCAGCAGCTCAGACATCAAAAGAGAAGACAAGGAGGATGACGAGAACTCATCCATTGCAGACAAGTCTGACGATGAGAAGAAGGAGTCCAAGCTAGCACGCACTCGAGCAAG tcaggacgaggaggaggaggatgatgaggacCTTCCCCCTGAGGTGAAGATGGAGCGCGAGAAGGAACGGCGAGTGGCCAACAACGCCCGTGAGCGTCTGAGAGTACGGGACATCAATGAGGCATTTAAGGAACTTGGGAGGATGTGCCAGCTGCACCTCAGCAACGACAAACCTCAGACCAAACTTCTCATCCTGCACCAAGCCGTCAATGTCATCCTCAACTTAGAACAACAAGTCAGAG AGCGTAACCTGAACCCCAAGGCAGCGTGTCTAAAACGTCgcgaggaggagaaggtgtCTGGGGTGGTGGGAGACGCACCCATGCAGCTCTCAGGAGGCCATCCTAGTCTGGGGGGAGATGGCCACAACCCAGTTAGCCACATGTAA
- the tcf3b gene encoding transcription factor 3b isoform X2: MNEQQQQQRMAAVGTDKELSDLLDFSAMFAPPVANGKNRPTTLASSQFGGSALDERSGSGSWASAEQNSPSFNQGRGYGEGSHYSEHEGLSSPFLSSGIAGKNERPPYTPFGGQPGFLPSDIAMPSPDAMSPSGLKSGSQFYPSYPNNPRRRPPDGGIDTQPKKIRKPPGLPSSVYASTSGDEYARDNGGYPGAKPGAVYPGSFYMQEDPWTSSGYSAMLGNSPHIGQPGTFSAINPQDRMNYPLHGSEVNGFHSAPTNYNHTSTINGDGIMANRGTTAGSSGDEIGKALASIYPSDHNSNNFSSAPSTPGSPQGIAGAQSQWQRPTTPNYEGQPHTLQNKMEDRLEEAIHVLRSHAVGQGPGLGAAHSDMHSLLSAVHNGGLGGLSPAFSNASLALSNRHPAMGGNHHEEPTGLPPSSTLLHGHHASGPTQSAGQPEGFTNLPGGVARSTHSSSSSDIKREDKEDDENSSIADKSDDEKKESKLARTRARKEALALQILSGLTDQKDDQDEEEEDDEDLPPEVKMEREKERRVANNARERLRVRDINEAFKELGRMCQLHLSNDKPQTKLLILHQAVNVILNLEQQVRERNLNPKAACLKRREEEKVSGVVGDAPMQLSGGHPSLGGDGHNPVSHM, from the exons CACTAGATGAGCGCAGCGGCTCTGGGTCCTGGGcctcagcagaacagaacagcccCTCTTTCAACCAAGGACGG GGCTATGGAGAAGGATCCCACTACagtgagcatgaaggcctgtcCTCGCCATTCCTCAGTTCAGGGATCGCAG GTAAAAATGAGAGGCCACCGTACACTCCCTTTGGAGGCCAG CCTGGTTTCCTCCCTAGTGACATAGCGATGCCCAGCCCAGATGCCATGTCCCCCTCTGGCCTGAAGTCTGGCTCCCAGTTCTACCCCTCGTACCCCAACAACCCCAGGAGAAGGCCCCCTGATGGAGGCATAG ACACCCAGCCAAAGAAGATCCGGAAACCCCCTGGCCTGCCGTCCTCG gTGTATGCTTCCACATCTGGTGATGAGTATGCCAGGGACAATGGAGGATATCCTGGTGCTAAGCCTGGAGCCGTCTACCCTGGCTCTTTTTACATGCAAG AGGACCCCTGGACGTCTTCTGGCTACTCTGCCATGCTGGGTAACTCGCCTCACATTGGGCAGCCTGGCACCTTCTCTGCCATCAACCCACAAGACAGGATG AACTATCCTCTGCATGGCAGCGAGGTCAACGGCTTCCACTCAGCCCCCACCAACTACAACCACACATCCACCATCAATGGGGACGGCATCATGG CCAACCGAGGCACCACGGCTGGCAGTTCAGGAGATGAGATCGGGAAGGCTCTGGCCTCT ATCTACCCCTCGGACCACAACAGTAACAACTTCTCCTCAGCTCCGTCCACTCCTGGGTCTCCTCAGGGTATTGCAG GAGCTCAGTCTCAGTGGCAAAGACCAACCACACCCAACTACGAAGggcaaccacacacactg cagaataaaatggaggaCCGTTTGGAGGAGGCCATTCATGTACTGCGCAGCCATGCTGTGGGCCAGGGCCCAGGCTTGGGGGCCGCCCACTCCGACATGCACAGCCTGCTGTCCGCGGTACACAACGGAGGCCTCGGAGGCCTCTCTCCAGCTTTCTCCAATGCTAGTCTGGCCCTCAGCAACAGACACCCTGCTATG GGAGGGAACCACCATGAGGAGCCCACAGGCCTTCCTCCCAGCAGCACTCTGCTGCACGGTCACCATGCCTCCGGACCCACACAGTCAGCTGGCCAACCAGAGGGTTTCACCA ATCTCCCTGGTGGTGTAGCCCGTTCCACACACTCCTCCAGCAGCTCAGACATCAAAAGAGAAGACAAGGAGGATGACGAGAACTCATCCATTGCAGACAAGTCTGACGATGAGAAGAAGGAGTCCAAGCTAGCACGCACTCGAGCAAG AAAGGAGGCGTTGGCCCTCCAGATCCTCTCTGGCCTTACAGACCAGAAAGATGA tcaggacgaggaggaggaggatgatgaggacCTTCCCCCTGAGGTGAAGATGGAGCGCGAGAAGGAACGGCGAGTGGCCAACAACGCCCGTGAGCGTCTGAGAGTACGGGACATCAATGAGGCATTTAAGGAACTTGGGAGGATGTGCCAGCTGCACCTCAGCAACGACAAACCTCAGACCAAACTTCTCATCCTGCACCAAGCCGTCAATGTCATCCTCAACTTAGAACAACAAGTCAGAG AGCGTAACCTGAACCCCAAGGCAGCGTGTCTAAAACGTCgcgaggaggagaaggtgtCTGGGGTGGTGGGAGACGCACCCATGCAGCTCTCAGGAGGCCATCCTAGTCTGGGGGGAGATGGCCACAACCCAGTTAGCCACATGTAA
- the tcf3b gene encoding transcription factor 3b isoform X1, which translates to MNEQQQQQRMAAVGTDKELSDLLDFSAMFAPPVANGKNRPTTLASSQFGGSALDERSGSGSWASAEQNSPSFNQGRGYGEGSHYSEHEGLSSPFLSSGIAGKNERPPYTPFGGQPGFLPSDIAMPSPDAMSPSGLKSGSQFYPSYPNNPRRRPPDGGIDTQPKKIRKPPGLPSSVYASTSGDEYARDNGGYPGAKPGAVYPGSFYMQEDPWTSSGYSAMLGNSPHIGQPGTFSAINPQDRMKRHPLPLSPQNYPLHGSEVNGFHSAPTNYNHTSTINGDGIMANRGTTAGSSGDEIGKALASIYPSDHNSNNFSSAPSTPGSPQGIAGAQSQWQRPTTPNYEGQPHTLQNKMEDRLEEAIHVLRSHAVGQGPGLGAAHSDMHSLLSAVHNGGLGGLSPAFSNASLALSNRHPAMGGNHHEEPTGLPPSSTLLHGHHASGPTQSAGQPEGFTNLPGGVARSTHSSSSSDIKREDKEDDENSSIADKSDDEKKESKLARTRARKEALALQILSGLTDQKDDQDEEEEDDEDLPPEVKMEREKERRVANNARERLRVRDINEAFKELGRMCQLHLSNDKPQTKLLILHQAVNVILNLEQQVRERNLNPKAACLKRREEEKVSGVVGDAPMQLSGGHPSLGGDGHNPVSHM; encoded by the exons CACTAGATGAGCGCAGCGGCTCTGGGTCCTGGGcctcagcagaacagaacagcccCTCTTTCAACCAAGGACGG GGCTATGGAGAAGGATCCCACTACagtgagcatgaaggcctgtcCTCGCCATTCCTCAGTTCAGGGATCGCAG GTAAAAATGAGAGGCCACCGTACACTCCCTTTGGAGGCCAG CCTGGTTTCCTCCCTAGTGACATAGCGATGCCCAGCCCAGATGCCATGTCCCCCTCTGGCCTGAAGTCTGGCTCCCAGTTCTACCCCTCGTACCCCAACAACCCCAGGAGAAGGCCCCCTGATGGAGGCATAG ACACCCAGCCAAAGAAGATCCGGAAACCCCCTGGCCTGCCGTCCTCG gTGTATGCTTCCACATCTGGTGATGAGTATGCCAGGGACAATGGAGGATATCCTGGTGCTAAGCCTGGAGCCGTCTACCCTGGCTCTTTTTACATGCAAG AGGACCCCTGGACGTCTTCTGGCTACTCTGCCATGCTGGGTAACTCGCCTCACATTGGGCAGCCTGGCACCTTCTCTGCCATCAACCCACAAGACAGGATG AAGCGTCACCCCCTGCCTCTGTCCCCACAGAACTATCCTCTGCATGGCAGCGAGGTCAACGGCTTCCACTCAGCCCCCACCAACTACAACCACACATCCACCATCAATGGGGACGGCATCATGG CCAACCGAGGCACCACGGCTGGCAGTTCAGGAGATGAGATCGGGAAGGCTCTGGCCTCT ATCTACCCCTCGGACCACAACAGTAACAACTTCTCCTCAGCTCCGTCCACTCCTGGGTCTCCTCAGGGTATTGCAG GAGCTCAGTCTCAGTGGCAAAGACCAACCACACCCAACTACGAAGggcaaccacacacactg cagaataaaatggaggaCCGTTTGGAGGAGGCCATTCATGTACTGCGCAGCCATGCTGTGGGCCAGGGCCCAGGCTTGGGGGCCGCCCACTCCGACATGCACAGCCTGCTGTCCGCGGTACACAACGGAGGCCTCGGAGGCCTCTCTCCAGCTTTCTCCAATGCTAGTCTGGCCCTCAGCAACAGACACCCTGCTATG GGAGGGAACCACCATGAGGAGCCCACAGGCCTTCCTCCCAGCAGCACTCTGCTGCACGGTCACCATGCCTCCGGACCCACACAGTCAGCTGGCCAACCAGAGGGTTTCACCA ATCTCCCTGGTGGTGTAGCCCGTTCCACACACTCCTCCAGCAGCTCAGACATCAAAAGAGAAGACAAGGAGGATGACGAGAACTCATCCATTGCAGACAAGTCTGACGATGAGAAGAAGGAGTCCAAGCTAGCACGCACTCGAGCAAG AAAGGAGGCGTTGGCCCTCCAGATCCTCTCTGGCCTTACAGACCAGAAAGATGA tcaggacgaggaggaggaggatgatgaggacCTTCCCCCTGAGGTGAAGATGGAGCGCGAGAAGGAACGGCGAGTGGCCAACAACGCCCGTGAGCGTCTGAGAGTACGGGACATCAATGAGGCATTTAAGGAACTTGGGAGGATGTGCCAGCTGCACCTCAGCAACGACAAACCTCAGACCAAACTTCTCATCCTGCACCAAGCCGTCAATGTCATCCTCAACTTAGAACAACAAGTCAGAG AGCGTAACCTGAACCCCAAGGCAGCGTGTCTAAAACGTCgcgaggaggagaaggtgtCTGGGGTGGTGGGAGACGCACCCATGCAGCTCTCAGGAGGCCATCCTAGTCTGGGGGGAGATGGCCACAACCCAGTTAGCCACATGTAA
- the LOC139918836 gene encoding cytochrome b-c1 complex subunit 10-like: MVQKILNKVVGAKYISILRTWVPNMIGWGTVGGVALVHFTDWRIILDYVPYINGKFKSDE; encoded by the exons ATGGTGCAGAAAATACTAAACAAAGTCGTTGGTGCCAAGTACATTTCTATTCTAAGGACGTG GGTACCAAACATGATCGGCTGGGGAACTGTGGGCGGAGTGGCGCTGGTTCACTTTACAGACTGGCGGATAATTCTGGACTATGTCCCATACATTAACGGGAAGTTCAAGAGTGATGAGTAA